From one Lotus japonicus ecotype B-129 chromosome 3, LjGifu_v1.2 genomic stretch:
- the LOC130744001 gene encoding glutathione S-transferase T3-like: protein MGPYSPQMPYPNNPQYCVYPPQYQFQNQAPSTGSSSSKVSDTQCEAMPDEPEFSTQRGLDDIELEETGKKRTKWSGKDNILLLQSWLNVSTDPVVGNDQKAALFWDRIQAQYEEYRDPAYPSRSAISLKSHFNKLNADIQIFVGCHNKATSHWKSGHSDKDIMATAHSIYHVDTGKDFKHENAWRLVKDEPKWKGTFMTTSSTRQKKSGDGAYATSSDPSASIEGDEYEATQPATRPKGKKNIKRKAKVGDTASSEPLYVPNSDMVAIGNAKIDLLASFKELKTQGLEMKKEKTKIKKEKTQIMKAKLLREYRDILMQDTSNMNEVQLAAHQRLCQYAMNELGMS from the coding sequence ATGGGACCATATTCACCACAAATGCCTTATCCAAACAATCCACAATATTGCGTGTATCCACCACAATACCAATTTCAAAACCAAGCACCTTCTACTGGTAGCAGCAGTTCAAAAGTCTCAGATACACAATGTGAGGCTATGCCTGATGAGCCTGAATTTTCTACTCAACGgggtctagatgatattgaGCTTGAAGAAACCGGAAAGAAACGCACCAAATGGAGTGGTAAAGataatatacttcttcttcaatcatggCTCAACGTTTCTACCGATCCGGTCGTGGGAAATGATCAAAAGGCAGCATTGTTTTGGGATAGGATCCAAGCCCAATATGAGGAGTACCGCGACCCTGCCTATCCTTCGAGGTCAGCAATCTCCTTAAAGtctcattttaataaattgaatgcTGATATTCAAATATTTGTCGGTTGCCACAACAAGGCTACTAGTCAttggaaaagtggacactcagatAAGGACATCATGGCTACGGCGCATTCCATATATCACGTAGATACGGGTAAAGatttcaaacatgagaatgCTTGGCGGTTGGTGAAAGATGAACCAAAGTGGAAGGGAACATTTATGACAACCAGTTCAACGAGACAGAAGAAGTCAGGAGATGGGGCGTATGCAACATCGTCTGACCCGAGTGCATCAATTGAGGGCGACGAATATGAGGCCACACAACCAGCAACCCGCCCAAAGGGAAAGAAGAATATCAAAAGGAAAGCCAAAGTAGGAGACACTGCTTCAAGTGAGCCGTTATATGTTCCTAATTCTGATATGGTAGCCATCGGGAATGCTAAAATAGACTTACTGGCGAGTTTCAAGGAGCTGAAGACCCAAGGACTGGagatgaagaaggaaaaaaccaaaattaaaaaggaaaaaacccAAATTATGAAGGCGAAGTTGCTTAGGGAATACCGGGATATCCTTATGCAGGACACATCTAACATGAACGAGGTGCAGTTAGCAGCGCATCAGCGCCTATGTCAATACGCCATGAATGAACTAGGAATGTCTTAG
- the LOC130744002 gene encoding putative F-box/LRR-repeat protein At1g56400: MAPNTDRFSSLPQSLLSTIVSLIPFKEAVRTSILSKSWIDIFKSTSNIVFDEIYFVKSDQICEIQRAQRKAFLDFMMYWISNHTETVIDKFSLKLSIPENVKRVVRKCITFATTHRVKALNLDFCDPTLDSYFTTNYINHVALFELPAHVYGHTCLESLKLFSCNFVEAEFLNYNALKEISLGWMEVKLSTIKTLLSNCEALESLSLKRCWNSDEFDLGEVNLKLRKLVVDRCMFRSSSTYFIVNAPNLKYFYYSGLNNNFLVIDVRSLVLEEEVLEFCIEFKGHALFLYKLEEHISGVNVLTVGNYFLQGYESPDNLNMERFWTDHARAYSCMVYTLREVEIKGFKGLVNEIRALTYFITNGRVLRKMTINISKDDTRQESYHHDMAEWLISTVQKASTELEISIC, encoded by the exons ATGGCACCTAACACAGATAGGTTTAGTTCATTGCCTCAGTCTTTACTGTCCACCATTGTTTCCTTGATACCGTTCAAGGAAGCGGTAAGAACCTCAATCCTCTCTAAAAGTTGGATAGACATTTTTAAGTCTACATCCAACATAGTATTTGATGAAATTTATTTTGTGAAAAGTGATCAAATATGTGAAATCCAACGAGCCCAAAGAAAGGCTTTTCTAGATTTCATGATGTATTGGATTTCTAATCACACAGAAACTGTCATTGATAAGTTCTCTTTGAAATTATCTATACCTGAAAATGTTAAGAGGGTTGTGAGAAAATGCATTACATTCGCCACAACACACAGGGTGAAGGCGTTGAATTTGGACTTTTGTGATCCAACATTGGATTCTTACTTTACTACTAATTATATTAATCATGTGGCCTTGTTTGAATTGCCTGCACATGTTTATGGTCACACATGCCTTGAATCTTTGAAGTTGTTTTCATGTAACTTTGTTGAGGCTGAGTTTCTAAACTATAATGCACTCAAAGAAATTTCTTTGGGTTGGATGGAAGTGAAGCTCAGTACTATTAAGACCTTGTTGTCAAATTGTGAAGCACTTGAGAGTTTAAGTCTCAAGAGGTGTTGGAATTCagatgaatttgatttaggGGAGGTGAACCTAAAGTTAAGAAAGTTGGTCGTGGATAGATGCATGTTTAGATCTAGTAGTACTTATTTTATAGTCAATGCTCCAAATTTAAAATACTTCTATTATTCTGGGTTGAATAATAACTTTTTGGTCATAGACGTACGTTCCTTAGTTCTGGAAGAGGAAGTTCTTGAGTTTTGCATTGAGTTTAAAGGACATGCTTTGTTTCTCTACAAATTGGAGGAACATATCTCTGGTGTTAATGTTTTGACTGTGGGTAACTACTTCCTCCAG GGTTATGAGTCACCAGACAACCTTAATATGGAGAGGTTTTGGACTGATCATGCAAGAGCTTATTCTTGCATGGTATACACTCTTAGAGAGGTGGAAATTAAGGGCTTTAAAGGATTAGTGAATGAGATTCGTGCACTTACCTATTTCATCACTAATGGGAGAGTCTTGAGAAAGATGACCATCAATATATCAAAGGATGATACGAGGCAAGAGTCCTACCACCATGACATGGCAGAATGGTTAATTTCGACTGTTCAAAAAGCTTCAACAGAATTAGAGATTTCAATTTGTTAA